The sequence below is a genomic window from Bos javanicus breed banteng chromosome 21, ARS-OSU_banteng_1.0, whole genome shotgun sequence.
CCCCCTGACTCAAACACTTTCAGGCCTAGAGAAAAGTGCTGGGAGGGGCCCTGTCCACAGTGCACTCGGCCACTTTTCCTGTAGGTTCATCAGAGATGACACAGAAGGAGCAACAGATTACCTAGGGACTATGACTTCTGTCTGcacctctctttcttcctcccctccccagagcaACTAAGAGTTCCCCAACAACTATATCAGGGTACCAAAGAGACTGAGAAATTAGGGGTAGGAAGAGaggtcaaagattttttttttctcccaggggTGGATGTTGAGGTGGGATGCGATGGGGGAGAGGTGGAGAGTTGGGGACAGGAGAAAGATTCCTTACTACAAAGATTTAGGAAGCCAGGAGCCCAGAGATGAAAATATTGGAACAAAGAGCAGAAAGCCCTGCCAGGGGTGTTCCCAAGGCCAGCAGCCCAGTAAGACACCTTCCCGGGCCCAGGAAGCCATGGGAAACGGCTGCGCAGCCTGTGCGGGGGAATAACCGCTTCAGAGCAGAGATGAAACCCACGACTTCCCCACTTTCTCAAAAACAGTCTCCCACTACATCCTAGTCCCAAGGAGGCTCTGCCAAGGattagaaataaagaattaaTGTTGAAATCTACAGGGACGATCcatctataaaaataattgtttattcagggttctttaaaaatggaatgtCCAAGGCCGACTGTTTTAAAACGTTGGCTCAGCTGTATAAGACAACAGTAGATACTTCTGCGGTTTTAAGACACAGAAGTCTGGCTTTGAAAACTAGTCCtttggtgtctttctttctttttcctcctgttaGAAGTAGTTTAGCTTTTCTACTCTCTATTGCTGAGTCCCAAGACTGCTCAAGGTTTGGTTCTACTTAATTCAGAAGCAGAACAAAACGCTCTCTTCCCGTGGGGCAAAGACTCTGGTCTCAGCCTCCTTCGCTGGTTCAGGATCCTTTGAGCCCCGACACAATTCGAATCCTGTCAGGCCAATGCTGAGCCACTCCCCTACCACCAAAAAATGCCATTTAAAGCcaaattaaaaccaaacaaaagatggggtttttaatcagaaaaagaatccttttaatttgtataatttattAGAAGCCTCTCAGGAACTATATTTAAGCCAGATATCTACATAAGTTACAACAGAAAAAGACTGACGCTGCAAATACCAAACTGCCAAATAATATACACAGATTTGTCTTGGCCCATAAAAAATATGATGGGCTGGGGACCGGGACGGGgactggttttttttgtttttgctttttacaaCAAAATGTACAGATTACTAAAAACTAAGTGTTTAGTCCAACTTTTGACAGCGTTTTACAACTACAAGTTCACATCAAACATAAAACGATTTTAACCAGGGCCGGTCTCAGCTGAGCCTGGGTGGCCAGGGGGGCAAGAGGGGGCATTTCCTTTGTGTCAGTGGCAAGCGGgttctgtcttttcctttccccAGCCCCCCTGTCgccccttcaaagaaatcccggTATTTACAAGCGAGTCCACTTTGCTGGCACGGTGTACCCAGAGTGAAGATTTCGATCTTAAGCGTCCAGAGCCATGTCAGCGTAGAGCCCTCTCCGCCCGAGCGTGGGAAACCCATTTGAATCACCCCCAAAGACACCCCCAAAGCGGTTCTTGTTATGTCCTTCTCTGTTTAAAGACTCCTAAGAAGAACTGGATTCGCttggttgttttattttcttaaaaaaaaaaaaaaaatcctgcacattttagaaaaaaaaaggaaaagaaagacgtCCAGCAGTTtggtctttgtgttttttttccccttggtctCAACGGGACAGGTTCTTAAGAAAAGTCGAAGCGCAGGGTGTAGCGGGTGGTTGGTGGTGTGTGACCGGGCAGGAGTGGGAAGCGATGAGGCAGAGCGCTGGGCTAGGCCCGGCCCGGCGTCCTCTCACCAGGTCCGACCGTATAGCAAGGTGGAGCAGGACATGGTGCCGTAGTCCGAGCCCGAGGAGTTCAGGTGGGGCAGGCTGGAGACCTGGCCCTGCAGCGCCGCGGGGCTGGCGGCGTGGTGCGCCAGGTCCGGAGACTGGCCCGCGCTGCCCGGCTGGTGGCCCGGGTGGGCACCCAGGCCGGGGCCACCGCTGCCCACTGAAATAGCTGCCGCGGCCGCTTGAGCGGCCTGCGCCTGCTGCTGCGCCTGCTGCTGCGCGTGGCCTTGCAGGCTGGCGGCGCCCGGCGCGGGGGCGCCCGCCTGGCAAGGTTTGCCGTCTTTCACCAGGACCGGCACGGCCACGCGGCGCGGGGACTGCTGCTgcgcttgctgctgctgctgctggcaccctgcgcccccgccgccgccgccgctgtcCTGCTGCAGTTGCTGCTGTGCCGCCTTGTCCTTGGCTTGGCGCTTCATCTTGTAGCGGTGGTTCTGGAACCAGATCTTGACCTGCGTGGGTGTCAGGTGGATCATGCTGGCCAGGTGCTCGCGCTCCGGCGCGGACAGGTACTTCTGTTGCTTGAAGCGTCGCTCCAGCTCATACACCTGCGCCTGGGAGAAGAGCACCCGGCGCTTCCGGCGCGGTGCGCTTGGCAGCGGGGCCATATTCTTGCTCACGTCCCCCAGAGAGCCCAGGCCGCCCATGCCGCTCATGTTCATGCCGCTCGCCGGGCCCATGAAGCGGGAGACTGTAAGCGACAAACGCACAGCGTCGGCAGGGGCCGGGCCGGGCCAGACCACCTCTGCCGCCAGCGCCCTTGGGCCAGCCCGGCCCGCCCCGACGGCGCCCTTCTCACCTCGGTCGTCTCCACCCTGAGAGGCCCAGCCGCGGCGATCGCCGGCGCCTGCCTCGAGGCCGCGCCGTCCAGGGGGGTTACTGAGAGCTCCCCGCCTCAACCCCGGCTACCTCCCTCAGTCTCAGTGCTTTACCCATAAAAGCAGAGTGGATAAAGCCTTCCCTGTTCCTTTCCTGCCCATCCCTCCGGATTCGTGGGGTTAGCCGGCAGCAAATTGGGCTCAGATCAGGAGCCGGGGTCTAACGGTAGACACCCAGCTTTGGGAGCTTGGGAGAGGGAGGTGTTCACTTTCGAAAGCTTGAGACCCCAGACTCATTGTGCCTTGGCCGCTGTCTCCTGTCAGCCCGGTGAGGGCACTGGCTCGGCCCATTTAGAAACCCGTCTGGAGCCGCGCGCCCTCCCACCTGCCTAGCCTGGAGAGTGGACCAGGCCCGGGGCCTGAGCTCGTCCCAGCAGGGCACCCTCCCTCCCGGCCAGGCCGCGCCCCTCCGAGTTCTGCTCATCCCGGTTCTCTTAGCTGGGGGGGACGCCTGCCTCCGCGCTCTCCCGCGCCGGACCAGAGCGGACAATTGGCCGCATCTGGCAAACGCCAAATACCAGCTCCTGCCCTCAGGACTCCAGGGCTACCGAGTCCCTCTTCTTGGACCCCTCAGCTCAACCAGGGCAGACTCCCCAGCTCCTACACCCGACTCCCTGGCGCCACTGCCCGGCCGCCCACCCCTGATGCCCAGCGCGCAGCCGGCAGGCGCCGCGCCTTCCCGGCGGGTCTTCCCCGCGCCTCCTGCGCTCAACCCGCGGCCCCGCGGTGGGGCGGCCTCACTTACTGGCGGGGAAGCGCGGGTCTGGGTTGGCGCCGTACCATCCGGGGCCCGAGGCGCTGTTCCGCATGGTGTCCTGGTACGGCGGCAGCTCGCTCATGTTGCCCAGGTTGCCGTTGCAGTAGCCCCCCACGGCGGAGTGCGAGAGCTGGGGCACCGCCGCCGCCGTCATGTGGTAGGCGGCGGTGACTGCGCCGTGGTGCCCCACGGCGTGCTGCTGCATGGCCGCGGCCGGCGGTGCCGTCTGGCCCTGCCTGTAAGCCGCCAGCGGAGCCCCGAGGCCGCCGCCCTCCATGCCCACTTTCTTGTAgctttcctccaggggactcAAGATGTCAGACACTGAGAACGGAGTCGTGTGCTTTGGACTCATCGACATGATTCGGCGGcggctggaggaggaaggaagaggaggaaaaaaaagggagagggggaAGGCGAAGCCtcgctgctttttttttttttcctccctttgccAAATATTCTGGTGTTACCTTAACGCCGATCTTGTTGGATGTACACGTAACCGAGTGGACCGAGTCCGCCTTAATTGGCTTGAGTGGAGGCTCGGGGGCTGCCTCGCGTTTGTTTTAGCCCGGCGCCAGGTTTTAGGCAGCCACCAGAGGCGGGGCGTAAGCGCTAAAGCAACAAGACAATAGAAGCCTACATCTTGCCCGAGATAATTAGCTTACATGCTGATGACAAGGTAAACACCTTTAAGTTTCACTTGTTAGGATTTTTAGGTctcaaagagggagagagagacagagagagagagagaggcagagacgcGACCCAAAGCATTTCTCCCCCGGACCCCCTACCCTCATTTTTGTGGGGTACGCTGGCGCGCGGGAGGGGGGGGGGTGCGGAGggggggaggaaaaggaggagggaacCGAGAGAGGGGAGGGcaagaggtgggatggggagtagccgaggaggaggagggctgctggggaggaaggaaggtgaATGCTGCTTTGCAACCAACTTGCGGAGTTACAAAGTGAACCACTTTCCCATTCGGTCGGGGCTCCCGGGGCGGGGACAGGGAGTGGGCCGAGGACGGGGTAGGGGTTTCACCTGAGCCTGCCGGGGCCGCTCCTCCCTCCCGCCGCGGCCTCCCAGCCCCGCGCCTTCCCACTGCCTCCGGACCACATCTGGCTTCGCGGCGCCGAGCCCCAGTCGCCGCCAAAGGAGCTCGGGAGTCAGGGGCCGCACCCCGGGGCCGCACTGTTGGTCTGCTTGTCTGTCAGTCTGTCTGCCTCTTCTGCCGCCGTCAGAAGGACACCTCTGCTCCCCGCCCCCTTTCCCCACTACCCGAGAGAGAATCCCAGCGGGTGGAGGGGGCGCTGAGCAAGGGGGGATCGGCTGCCGGCGACAGGCTGTCCCAGATCCCCGCGCCACCCCCTTCCCCCCAGCTCAGGGTCTTCTCAGAGGCCCAGGGCCTTCGGCCTCatgcccaccccgccccccaacccccacacgGCTatgcttccccacccccacccccagctaaGGCAAGGACCCACCACTGGCCGCCCGAGCTGAGAACCTGCGGGAATTCATGCGAAGGGACATCGCTGAAGTTGCTCCACCTCGAACAAACCTGGTGTCCCCGACCCTCGCCCATCGTCCAGACACGGGGAGGTCTGGGACGGGAGGTGACTTTCCGAGGACATCACAGCCCAGCACCCCAGCCCGGGGTCACACTGTTTTTCCCACTCAGTGCTTCAGGGAGGCCTCGGGCAGGGAGCGGCGTGAGAACCGGCTCGCCTGTTGCCGGGTGGGACTGAGCCTGAACCCCGGCTGGACTAGCCGGCCGGGAGGGGGCGAATCCCCCGGCGTGAGCAGCCCCGCTGGCGGGAGGCTGGGCTGAGGCTTGCCTCCACCCGGAGCTCAGCCATGCAAAAGTGCACTTGCTTCCCGGGAATAACCAAATATCTTTGTTTAAAGTGGCGGCGTAAATGGCCAGTCGCTTTGTGGCCACGCTGGATATTAGTAGATGAGGATCATTCTGTTTCAATTGGCGCCTCTCAGCCGGCTAGCAAGAAACTGCTTAGGAGG
It includes:
- the NKX2-1 gene encoding homeobox protein Nkx-2.1 isoform X2, yielding MWSGGSGKARGWEAAAGGRSGPGRLSRRRIMSMSPKHTTPFSVSDILSPLEESYKKVGMEGGGLGAPLAAYRQGQTAPPAAAMQQHAVGHHGAVTAAYHMTAAAVPQLSHSAVGGYCNGNLGNMSELPPYQDTMRNSASGPGWYGANPDPRFPAISRFMGPASGMNMSGMGGLGSLGDVSKNMAPLPSAPRRKRRVLFSQAQVYELERRFKQQKYLSAPEREHLASMIHLTPTQVKIWFQNHRYKMKRQAKDKAAQQQLQQDSGGGGGGAGCQQQQQQAQQQSPRRVAVPVLVKDGKPCQAGAPAPGAASLQGHAQQQAQQQAQAAQAAAAAISVGSGGPGLGAHPGHQPGSAGQSPDLAHHAASPAALQGQVSSLPHLNSSGSDYGTMSCSTLLYGRTW
- the NKX2-1 gene encoding homeobox protein Nkx-2.1 isoform X1, with the translated sequence MSMSPKHTTPFSVSDILSPLEESYKKVGMEGGGLGAPLAAYRQGQTAPPAAAMQQHAVGHHGAVTAAYHMTAAAVPQLSHSAVGGYCNGNLGNMSELPPYQDTMRNSASGPGWYGANPDPRFPAISRFMGPASGMNMSGMGGLGSLGDVSKNMAPLPSAPRRKRRVLFSQAQVYELERRFKQQKYLSAPEREHLASMIHLTPTQVKIWFQNHRYKMKRQAKDKAAQQQLQQDSGGGGGGAGCQQQQQQAQQQSPRRVAVPVLVKDGKPCQAGAPAPGAASLQGHAQQQAQQQAQAAQAAAAAISVGSGGPGLGAHPGHQPGSAGQSPDLAHHAASPAALQGQVSSLPHLNSSGSDYGTMSCSTLLYGRTW